CATCCGGCAGCCTGGGCACGACGGTGCAGAATCGGGCCAACTTTTCAATTGCGACCTGCGATTCAAAGCATTCCGAGGCGAACTGCTTCTTCAGCCGTTCCAGGTCATCGGGGTTCTTACACTCGACATCGTTTTTCCGCACCCAGTCCTCAAGATCGTTCATAATGATACGGCGCGGCAACGGAGTCTTCTGAAACTCCTCGCTGTCGATTTGTGACAGCAGTTTGCCGCGCGTTTTGTTGCTCAGCATGTACGGGCTGTCATATTCGTAAGCAAAAGCCTTCTCCGCCCCTATATAGTGATCGATCCCGCGAACAGGCCATCTGACCTGAAAGCACTTCTGCATATCGCTCGTGTGTCTCAAGAAATTGTCGATAATTTCGTCTGAAAGCCTTGTCTTTAGAAAACCCTCAAGCCGCTCTGTAAAATGATCGTAGGCTTTCTCATCGATTGTCGCACCTTCGTATATTGTATGTATGAATCCGGTCAGGTGGCTGACAACCGTGATTCTCTCATTCTCCAGCGCCCTTCTTGCCTGTGCCGATATCGCCGTCCCGTTATACCACATAGCCCTGGTAACAAGCCTGCGGTTGTTGGTGAGAATTCCATCGTCCACATCTATGAAATTCTGCGAGTGCAGGGGCGTGGCCATTAGATAGATATCCTGCAAAGGGATCCGTGCTACTATGAACAGCGCCGCGGCATAAAGAGTCGCCAGCGAGACGCATTCACCCGCACCCGTTCTATACCCCGGCTTATACCGGAAAGCATCCATCGCTTCCACTGTCTCCGTCTTCCAGTAGGGGATCACGTTGCCCTTGTATTTATCGAGGCCGAAATGCGTGCGGATGTCGATATCGAAATAATATTTATCGCCCTCGTAGCCGAACAGGGCGTTGGACTGGCTGAGCGTCTCCTCGCTGATAAAGTCGCTGAACCTGGCCAGCTCCCGTTCCTTGGTGGTCAGCCCCCATGTATCGAGATCCAGATTGAAGACGTAATTGTTCATTATGTACTGCTTCAACCGCGAGATGCGCTGATACGGGCTCATCCGTTCGATGTTTGCAAACCACGGATCGTCGCGCCAGGCCCATATTCGGGGAGACATTATGTTGGCCAGCACCAGGCTGTAAATGATCTCCGGAAATATGAATATCTCCATATCGGAAAGCGTGATCGCCGATGATTTCCGTTCCACATCTCTTGAATTGCGAATCATACCAACAACCTCGACACGGTGTTCTATCCGCAACCGCCGGAGTGATGGCTATAGAACTTACCGCCATCCCTTCGGAAGCCGAGAGCCAATTATAACACGGCGTCAGTCCGCCTGAAACCTCATCGCAGAGCTATATACAAAGGTTGACAAACCCGACCTGTCCCAATAAGATTCATAAAGCTGTCACTGCAAGAGAAGCCATGAAGAACATATCTATAGAAATAGCGCCGCGCACATGGACACGACTACGATAAATTTATATCATTCTTATGATTATAAATACGTATAGAAAAGGATAATTGCGATGAACAAAACGCAGCGGCTAGGGTTTATACTGGCGGGCAGTGTTAATTTAGTCTGCGGCGTAGTTATGACTGTGCTCGGCTTCGTGTACTCCGTGGTCTCATTGTGGGCGGTCGGAATCGGCCTCATGGTATCGGGCATGTTCTGGATTGGCTGGGCAACGATAGAAGCAAGAAAGAAACACGGTTCGCAATGAAAAACATATCTATAGAAATAGCGCCGCGCACATTCGAGCAGTTCGAGAGGGACATCGCGGCCATAAGAAAAGATTTCCCCGATATCGACGTTCTCAACATACCGGACCTGCTGGATTTTGAGATACGCAGCTGGGATGCGGCCAGGATCGGCGTTAAATATTTCGAGAACGTGGTGCCGCACATCCGCGCCATCGACTTCAACCTGCGCGAGCCGTTCAAGCTCATCCCCTATTTCAAAAAGCATAAAATCAACTCCGTGCTTATCGTCACCGGCGACAAGCCGCAGGGCATGACGCGAATGGTCTACCGCAACTCGTGCCTTGAGCTCATCCGCATCTTCAAGAAAGAGGCGCCGGAGATAAAGATATACGCCGCGCTGGACCAGTACCGCAGCAGCTTCCGCCAGGAGCTTGACTACATCGAGGACAAGCGGGTCGCCGGCGCCGACGGCTTCTTCACCCAGCCCTTCTTCGACGTGAGGCTGCTTGAGATATATCTCGACCTGCTCAAGGACTACACCGTATTCTGGGGCATCAGCCCGGTGCTCAAAGAGACGATGAAAAACTACTGGGAGAGCAAGAATAACGCCTTCTTCCCGCCCGATTTCCAGCCGACCATGGAGTGGAACGCAAATTTTGCCAGGCGGGCTATAAAGTCGATTAGTGCCTATAACTCGAGCGTGTACCTCATGCCGATAAACATCAACACGATGAACTACCTAGGCCAGGTATTCAAGGAGCGATAATTGTAGGGGCGAGGTCGTCTCGCCCTCCCTGTATCGCCCGACCAAAATGTAGGGGCAACCCCCTGTGGTTGCCCGAATCCGGTTGATACCCGTAGGGGCGAAAAATTTTTCGCCCCTACACGATGACCGAAGCATCGGGGATTCATGGGGTTGAACGTCGACGAGATTGCCACGTCGTCCTTCTATATACCGTGATATCATGGAAGGACTCCTCGCAATGACAGTCTATAATAAAGAGGTGTCCCGATAAATCGGGACCGGGGGAATTCGGGGGTGTCCCCCGAACCTCCCTTCCCCCAAGAGTGGGGGATAAAGGGGGTTGACCAGCTTTAAGCTGAACTACCATGACAACATTCACCATCGTCAAAACCAAAAAAGACATCGCCGAGACCGCGCGCCTGGCGCATGAGATCTGGAACGAGCACTATACCAAAATAATCGGGCAGGCGCAGGTGGACTATATGATGGAAAATTTCCAGAGCGAGAGCGCCATCGCCGCGCAGATCGCCGGCGGCTATGAATACTACCTGATAATACGTGACGGCGAGCCCGTGGGCTACCTGGCCGTAGTGCCCGACCACGCGAAATCCAGCTCCCAGTTCAGCAAGCTATACGTACTCAAGGACAGGCGCGGCGGCGGCATCGGCAAAGAGTCGATGGACTTTGTTGAGGAGCTCTGCCGTAAGTCCGACATCAAGACGCTGTGGCTAACGGTGAACAAGTACAACTCGGAGGCGATTGCGTGGTACGGGCGGCTGGGGTTTGCAAAGGCCGGGGAGATTGTGATGGACATAGGCGGGGGGTACATCATGGATGACTTCAGGTTTGAGAAGATAGTGCGATGAAGGTTGAAAAAGAGGAAAGCAATTCTATTTATTAAAGGATATAAACTATGAATCGAAGTGTTGCCTTTCTGGACGTTTTAGGTTTTAAACAGCTAGTCAATTCGACCTCAGCTGAGGAACTTGGACTGGCATATACCGCCGCATCAAATAACTTAGGCCGTCTCATTCGTCCTTTAATGGAACCAGGAAAAGAGCCAACATTCTTTCCCTCAAGAGACCTCGAAAAGCCTTACTGCATTAAGCACACTTTTTCGGATTCAATTATTCTGGTTTCACATGACGATACGGAGCAAAGTGCTCTTGAACTCTTGATATACACTCTTCGCGTTGTCCAGACACTTATGGTTCAAAAATTCCTTGTTCGAGGTGGGGTATCATTCGGTGATATGTACATAAATATAAAAGATGCTATTTTCGTAGGTAAAGCACTCACAGAAGCTTGGGAACTGGAAGAGAAACAAGAATGGGCAGGCGTAACTATAAACAATAACCTCGAGAGCAAGTTCCCCAGTATCTTCAACGGAACACGCAACTTTGGAGATATTCTTAATTGTTTATTCCCAAAATACTCTGTACCAATGAAATCTGGAGCAATCGAAGAACTCTACACCATAAATTGGCGCTGGAATCTGTTTGTTAAAAATGGGACGAAAGTACTCTTTCCAAATGCGTCTGACTGGGCAACAAAAAGGAAAGTTGACAATTCCTTAACATATGCCAAAAAGATGAGGGATTCCGGGCTAGCTTATCCTAAGAATGCCAACGATGCCCCCATAGAAGTGAGAGCATATTATATCTCTGATGGACCACCACCATGGACATCTAGCCACGGTGATGAGTATTAATGACTAATAGTCTCCCTCCATTAGCCAGTGATAAAGCCCTCTAGTTAGATTATAAAACCCACCAACCCCTCCAAAATAACCACCGCCGCCTTCTTATCCAGCGGCTCGTTGTAGTTGCCGCACTTGTCATCATGATACTAAAGTAGTACTATACTACTATTCACAGAAAATCGGAGCCACATACTTGAAACCGAGTGATAAATATTTAAAGATCGTCGAGTGGTCGGAGGAAGACAAGTGCTATGTCGGCACCTGCCCCGGTCTCATGCTGGGCGGCGTGCACGGCGACGACGAGGGCGAGGTCTATAAGGAATTATGCCAGGCGGTGGATGAGTGGATCAAGGTTTACCAGGAGGACGGCGAGCCGCTGCCTGCACCGACGGCGGGGAAGAAGTACTCCGGCAAATTCGTGCTTCGTGTCGGTGAGGACCTGCATAAGACGCTGACGATAGAAGCCTTGCGTGAAGGCGAGAGCCTGAACGCTCATTGCCTGCATCTGCTGCGCGAGCGCCGCGCACCGTACGGCGAGGATAATCGTTAATCATCGTGTAGGGGCGAATAATTATTCGCCCTTGGGTGCCGCCCCACCCACCAACCCCTCCAGTATCACCACTGCCGCCTTCTTATCCAGCGGCTCGTTGTAGTTGCCGCACTTGGGCGACTGCACGCACGCCGGGCAGCCGGACTCGCAGGGGTACGAAAATTCAATTCGTTGCACAGTTAATCTCAAATTTATTGCCGTTCCAACGTATTAATGATATTATGTCTTTAGATTCAAGGGGCACTTCCAAAGCACAATTGTAAATCAATTATGCCCAAACCGGATAAAAAGAAACCTTCATACTATCGCAGTTATATTAAGGTATTCATAAACGGAGTTATCACTTGCCCGGTCTGATTCTTATCATATTAGCTATTGTTATATTAGTTTGTATCCCGTCATCATTTACGCTCACGTCGCGTAAATCCAAACATGTCAAATTAGCCATCACCCCCGCAGAAATCGCCGAAGGCGGTAGTAAAAAAGTGGTGATTAAGCATTGGGGCATACCGCAAAAGAAGTATTTACCAATACCTGAAGAGATTTCTGAATTAGAAGATATGCTTTATCAAAAAAGGGGATTTAAATCAGGCCTGATATGCGGAGATTTATTAGTTAGATGGAAAGTCCAAG
This sequence is a window from Dehalococcoidia bacterium. Protein-coding genes within it:
- a CDS encoding methylenetetrahydrofolate reductase, encoding MGGRNRPHGIGHVLDWLGNDRSKKETRFAMKNISIEIAPRTFEQFERDIAAIRKDFPDIDVLNIPDLLDFEIRSWDAARIGVKYFENVVPHIRAIDFNLREPFKLIPYFKKHKINSVLIVTGDKPQGMTRMVYRNSCLELIRIFKKEAPEIKIYAALDQYRSSFRQELDYIEDKRVAGADGFFTQPFFDVRLLEIYLDLLKDYTVFWGISPVLKETMKNYWESKNNAFFPPDFQPTMEWNANFARRAIKSISAYNSSVYLMPININTMNYLGQVFKER
- a CDS encoding GNAT family N-acetyltransferase, giving the protein MTTFTIVKTKKDIAETARLAHEIWNEHYTKIIGQAQVDYMMENFQSESAIAAQIAGGYEYYLIIRDGEPVGYLAVVPDHAKSSSQFSKLYVLKDRRGGGIGKESMDFVEELCRKSDIKTLWLTVNKYNSEAIAWYGRLGFAKAGEIVMDIGGGYIMDDFRFEKIVR
- a CDS encoding toxin-antitoxin system HicB family antitoxin, whose protein sequence is MKPSDKYLKIVEWSEEDKCYVGTCPGLMLGGVHGDDEGEVYKELCQAVDEWIKVYQEDGEPLPAPTAGKKYSGKFVLRVGEDLHKTLTIEALREGESLNAHCLHLLRERRAPYGEDNR